Genomic segment of Terriglobales bacterium:
CATTGCCGCGGATCTCGACATCGGCAGAGCCGTCGACGACAGCTTCGAAGGTGCACTTGCCTTTGCCCGGCGCACCGGAAATGTTCGCCTGAATGTTTTGGGTGGGCTGCGGAGGAAACTGGGTCTGAGCCATACCCGCCAGGGTTGCCAACATAAAGAAGCACAGAAGACCGAAACAGATGAACGGCTTGGTGAATTTCATATGCATCTCCGAACTTGTCTGCCGCTGGATATGGAAACCATGTTAGTCACAATCAGTTGCGTAACTCTAGTAACGTAAGGCCACGTATCTTCAGTGAGACAAAAAGGTCTCGACTGCGGTAAGGAATTTGTCCGGCTGATCGACGAAGGTCATGTGCCCGCTTTTGGGCAGTACGACCAGCTTCGAACCGGGGATCTTCTGGTGCATTTCCTCTGACATCCGGGGATCGGTGGTGTCGTTGTCGCCGACGATGATAAGGGTTGGAACCTTGATCTGCGAAAGCTTGTCGAGGTACTCAACTTCGGTGAGGTTGCCGTCGACGACAAACTCGCCGTGGGAGCCCCACATCTCGCGATAGACATCCCAGGCGGTCCCGGTGTTTCCCGCGACGGGATCGTAATTCTCATCGGGCCGATTGGCGTACAGGTGTGGGAAGTAGCCCTTGCCCCAGGCGAGTCTGGCGTACTCATCCGGGTAACGTCCGCGTTCCCAAGGCTCACCTTTGCCGAAGAGTCCGGCGGCTTCAAGTTCGTCGACACGCTTGCGATCGCGAGGATCCATTTCCGACTTGATCTTCGCGAGAGCCTGATTGAGTTCGCGGGTGCTGGCGAAGGTGCTGCCGAGAATCAGGTGCGAAAGGTTCTTCTGGTACTTGAGGGCGTAGGCCTGGGCGAGAACGCCTCCGGCGGAGTGGCCGAGCAGGTTGATTTTGCCGAGATTGAGCGTCTGGCGAACGGCTTCCGCGTCTTCGACCATGTTGGCGACGGTGTATTGCTTTGGATCTTCGAGCTTGGACGACTTGCCTCCGCCACGCTCGTCGATGAAGACGAGACGGTTGGTCTTCATCAGCGGGAGCAGATAGGGGAGCAGGTAGTCGTGGGACATGCCCGGGCCACCGTGGAGAATGAGGAGAGGTGGGCCTTGTCCGACGACCTTGTAATAGATGAAGGCGCCGTTGCTGTGGACGAAGCCTTCCTGCACGGGGAAGAGGTTGGGATTGGATTGTGCCAAAGCGAAGCAAGAGAAGAAGAGAACGAAAGCAATAAGTTTTGCTCGCATGGGCCGGGATGCTAGCACAAACAGAGCAGGAAGGCGCTAGCGTTTGGGCTGTGTCGTTCCGGCGGGGAAAATGAAAGCGCGGGCGACGGGCCCGCGCTGACACACGGCGAGTGGCCGAGGGTTACTTCTTCATGGCGGTGAAGGCGTCGTTCATGATGCGGATGGCGTCGTCGACGTCGGACTTGGCGATGTTGAGCGGCGGCGACATGCGGATGACGTTGCCGTAGAGTCCGCCCTTTCCGATGAGGAGACCGCGCTTGCGGCATTCTTCCATGAGGGTGTTGGTTTCGGCCGGAGCGGGTTCCTTGGTGTTGCGATCTTTCACCAATTCCATGGCCTGAAGCAGTCCCATGCCGCGGACGTCACCGATGAGCATGTGCTTCTTCTGGAGGTCTTCTAGGCCCTGGCGGAAGTACCCACCGACTTCGGCGGCGTTGTCCATGAGGCGGTCTTCTTCGATGAGGTCGATGGTGGCCTTGGCGGCGACGCAGGTGACGGGGTTTCCACCGAAGCTGGAGATCTGGAGTCCCCGGAAGCTTGAGGCGATCTCGGCGCGGGTGGCGGTCAGTCCGACGGGGACACCGTTGGCGAGTCCCTTGGCGGAGGTGATGATGTCGGGGGTGACTTCCCACTGCTCGATGCCGAACCACTTCTTGCCGGTGCGACCCCAGCCGGTTTGAACTTCGTCGGAGATGAAGAGGCCGCCGTAGTCCTTCACGATCTTGAAGACAATCTTGAAGTACTCGGGCGGCGGGGTGACGAGTCCGCCGACACCCTGGATGGGTTCGGCGATGAAGGCGGCGATCTGACCGGAGGTGGTGGTCTGGATGACGTTCTCAACGTCTTTTGCGCAAGCGACACCGCAATCGGGATAGGTTTTGCCGAATGGGCAGCGGTAGCAGTAAGCGTTTAGCGCATGGGTGATGCCGATGCCGATGGGGACGTTCTTGCGCCAGGTGTTGTGTCCGGTGAGGGACTGGGCGAGAGCGGTGCGTCCGCTGTAGCCGTGGCGGAGGGCGACGACTTCGAAGTTGCCGGTGTGGATGCGCGCGAGTTGGATAGCGGTTTCGTTGGCTTCGGAGCCGCTGTTGGTGAAGTAGCTCTGGCTGATTTCGCCGGGCGTAATCTGCGCGATCTTCTCGGCGAGGGCGACGATGGCTTCGTTGGGGAAGAGCGTGGAGGCGTGCTGGAGTTTGTCGACCTGTTGCTTAACTTTCGAGGTGACGCGGGGATTGGTGTGTCCGACGGAGATCGTTACGATGCCGCCGAAGAAATCGAGGTACTTGTTGCCGTCGACGTCCCAGAGGTACTGCATGGAGGCGTGGTCGGTGACGAGCGGGTCGGGATAGTAGGTGGTGATCGCCGGGAAGACGTATTGCTTGTGCTTCTTGATGATTTCGTCGCGGGTCATGAGTACCTGATTTCTTCGTGATTAGTATTTATAAAAACCGCGTCCGGATTTACGGCCGAGCCAGCCGGCATCGACCATCTTGATGAGCAGCGGGCAAGGGCGATACTTCGGGTCGCCGAGGCCGGATTCCATCACGCGCATGATGTCGAGGCAGACGTCGAGTCCGATGAAATCGGCGAGAGTGAGCGGTCCCATTGGGTGCGCCATGCCGAGTTTGAAGACTTCATCCACGGCCTCAGGGGTGGCGACGCCTTCCATAACTGTAAAGATCGCTTCGTTGATGAGCGGCATGAGCACGCGGTTCGAGACGAAGCCGGGGTAGT
This window contains:
- a CDS encoding proline iminopeptidase-family hydrolase, translating into MRAKLIAFVLFFSCFALAQSNPNLFPVQEGFVHSNGAFIYYKVVGQGPPLLILHGGPGMSHDYLLPYLLPLMKTNRLVFIDERGGGKSSKLEDPKQYTVANMVEDAEAVRQTLNLGKINLLGHSAGGVLAQAYALKYQKNLSHLILGSTFASTRELNQALAKIKSEMDPRDRKRVDELEAAGLFGKGEPWERGRYPDEYARLAWGKGYFPHLYANRPDENYDPVAGNTGTAWDVYREMWGSHGEFVVDGNLTEVEYLDKLSQIKVPTLIIVGDNDTTDPRMSEEMHQKIPGSKLVVLPKSGHMTFVDQPDKFLTAVETFLSH
- a CDS encoding aspartate aminotransferase family protein, coding for MTRDEIIKKHKQYVFPAITTYYPDPLVTDHASMQYLWDVDGNKYLDFFGGIVTISVGHTNPRVTSKVKQQVDKLQHASTLFPNEAIVALAEKIAQITPGEISQSYFTNSGSEANETAIQLARIHTGNFEVVALRHGYSGRTALAQSLTGHNTWRKNVPIGIGITHALNAYCYRCPFGKTYPDCGVACAKDVENVIQTTTSGQIAAFIAEPIQGVGGLVTPPPEYFKIVFKIVKDYGGLFISDEVQTGWGRTGKKWFGIEQWEVTPDIITSAKGLANGVPVGLTATRAEIASSFRGLQISSFGGNPVTCVAAKATIDLIEEDRLMDNAAEVGGYFRQGLEDLQKKHMLIGDVRGMGLLQAMELVKDRNTKEPAPAETNTLMEECRKRGLLIGKGGLYGNVIRMSPPLNIAKSDVDDAIRIMNDAFTAMKK